ACGGTACTGATTCGATCCCGGACTTCGCACGCGGTTAACATCCGCATGACCCCTTTGCCTCCTACGGCCTCATCGTCGATTCAAACTTTACCGATTCGTGTAAGCGAAGATACGGTGCGTTCGGTAGAGCCACCCTTGGCCTCCGTAGCGGTCGAAGCACCTGCGCCAATGGTCGATTCAACGGCCCGGCAACCACAGTCCGTTATCGATAAAGGGTGGTCTGGGATTTCGAAACTATTTGTATCGGCACAACAGGCCATCCACGATATAAACCTGAGCCGTGACACGCTTTACCGCGATTGGCAGGTGTCGTTTGTTCCATTTTTTGGTACTAATGGGCGTTTGAGCGGACGTATCAGCAACCGCTTTTCGGTCAACGTGCTCATGGGCTATTCGTTTGGGGTTCGGGCGTTTGAGGTTGGAGGCTTGATGAACCTGGTTCGAACCGACGTCGATGGGTTTCAGGCCGCTGGTTTAGCCAATATCGTTGGGGGGCATATCGATGGTGTTCAGGCAGGGGGGCTTATCAACTATTCGAATCACTATGTAAAAGGTGCCCAGTTGGGTGGTCTGGTCAATACGGCCGGGCGTTCGGTAATGGGAGCGCAGGTGGCCGGGTTGATCAACTATGCTAATCAGGAAGTTCAGGGTGCTCAGATTGCCGGATTGATTAATGTAGCGGGTCGTTCGGTCAATGGCTTGCAACTGGCTGGCTTAATCAACGTAGCCCGTGGCGATGTGCGTGGTTCACAGATCAGTGGTATTCTGAACGTAGCTCACCGAGTAACCAAAGGCCCTCAGATTGGGTTGATCAATCTGGCCGATACAGCGGGCAGCGTGCCTGTTGGTCTCCTGAGTTTTGTCCGAAAAGGCGGATACAAACGTATTGAACTAGCGGCTAATGAGGTCAATCTGTTGAATGTAACCCTACGAACGGGCGTGCAGCGATTGTACAACATACTGACCGCCGGGCACAGTTTCGACCGGGTAGGTAGTCCCCGACTTAGTGCTGGCTATGGTTTAGGAACCGCCTTTCGGTTGTCGAGAGCCACCTTATTCAACCTCGAACTCATTGATCAGCACTTGTTCTATTTCGACGGAACGTATCCACGCGGCTGGAACAACCACATTCGACTGAACACCCTGATTGAAACTCGATTGAGTAACCACATCGCATTGGCATTCGGGCCATCGGCCAACTGGTATTTCAGTACCGACGACCGACCTATCCCGCTACTACAACCCGAAATCCTGTTAGTTTCTGACCGTGCCGATGCGTACAGTAATGCGCGTCATTGGGGTTGGCTTGGCTTGCAGGTTGGCTTACGGTTCTTTTGACAGATGGATTCAGGGCCTATAACAGCGTGTATCTATACAAAAGTGATGGCTGCGCAAGTAACCCTTCTCTTATTAACAAGAGAGGGAGTTGGGGAAGTGAAAATTTTTTTGTCGTCACATAGGGGGAGAGGCATGTATGACTGTCATGATGCTAAATGAGCTATGAATACAACCTGAATAGCTCCAAAATCTGTAAATCGACAAGTAGATTATGACACGCACAAAATTCTTAGGTATTTCGCTCGTTACCATCGCTCTTTCTTTATCTGGCTGCTCCTTAATTCGGGAAGATGTTGGATCTTACCAGATGGCTCAGCAAAGCTACGCACTCACCAATTTTGATCGACTGGATATGGGAAGTGCTTTTGTTATTATGGTTCAGCAGGGAACCGATTATAGCATATCGGTGGAAGGCGACCGACGAAATCTGGATGACCTGGAGGTGTATACGCGCAATGGTATACTCAAAGCGCAGTATCGCGTAGCCCGAAATCGCCAATACGCTACCACGTTCCGAATTACGATGCCCAGTCTGCGTGGAGTAGATTTTTCGGGCGCCGTTCGGTCAACGGTAACGGGCTTTACAAATCTGGATGGGTTCGATGTTACGTTATCGGGCGCTTCTGAAGGCCAGTTTAATATACAGGCCTCCCGGCCAACGATCAATCTATCCGGCGCTTCGGTATTGCGGATGACTGGCAAAGGGACGTTCCTGACGGCTGATTTGTCCGGTGCTTCGAGCTTACAGGCGTTCGATTACCCCGTCGATAATGCTGGACTGGAACTGTCGGGAGCCAGTAAAGCGAACGTAAGTGTAAACAGCAGTCTGGTCGTTGAGGTCAGTGGAGCCAGCGCTGTTCGTTATCGTGGCAAACCCGCAGTTGCTCAACGAGTGAGTGGAGCCAGTACTGTACAGAACGAGTTATAGTTTTATACGTCACTCTTACCTCTAAAAAGCCCGAAGGGGACTTAGATCGAATCTGAGTCCCCTTCGGGCTTTTTAGAGGTAAGAGTATATTATTATGGCTTCGGACTAGCAGCCGCTGTGCTATCCGCTTTCTGTTTCGCTTCGGCTTTGGCTTTCTTCTTGAAGAAGCCACGCAACAGAAAATTACTCTGGGCGGCTTTCAGGTCTTCATTCAGTAGCTCCGTACCTTTACTTAAGTTGCGCAGCGTTACCTGTAGATTGGTTGCTGTCTCCTTGTCGGTCAGCAGGATACCAAGCGGGCTGTTGGTATTGTTCAGCTTATCCGATGCCCGATTCAGGTTGATCGATGTTTGCCGTAAAGTAGCCACACTTTGGTCGGCAGCAGTTACCGTCGATTCGAATCGGGTGGCGGCCCGGCTCAGGCGTCGAAATACCGTTGTATCAGTCACTAATTCGTTAGCCAGGGTTCCTTTCGTATTCAGTTTTGCAGCAAACTGCGCCACTGAGCCCGTCACTCGAACGGTATTGTCGGACGCTTTTTCCAGATTGACCATAGCCCGCTTGAAATTGTCGGCAACGATCGAGTCAGTCAGAACAGCCCCTACAGTACCTTTTCCTCGCCTTAGATTACCAACCAGTTCTTTAAAGTCATTGGTCACTTTCAGGAGGTTGTTGTTGTTCTCCTGCAAGGTCGCCATGATTTGATCGGAACTCAGGGCCTCGGTAGTTTTTAGGCGATCCCCATCTTCAACTTCGGGCTGGCGTGTTGTACCGCCGGCAATCACAACGATTTTATTCCCGATCAGCCCGTCGGAGCTAATAGAGGCCGAAGCATCTTTACGAATGAATTGCTTGGAGCTTTCCTCAATATTCATGTCGACCTCTACCTGAGAATTGCTCACGAAGCTGATCCGTTTAACTGTACCAATTTTGACACCGGAGAACCAGACGTTATTCCCGTTTTTCAGGCCGCCAACGTCTTTAAAAAGTGCAATAAGCCGAATGGTACTGGTGAAGCGCTTTTGCTGGCCACCCAGTACAAATATTCCCGCGATCAGAATAATAATGCCCAGTAGGACGAATATGCCTACGACCACGGAGCGTTTTGTCGATTCAGTACTCATTTCTAGTATAAGTGGAGTCAGTGAAAGTGGTGTAGTATATGCAATTAGTGTAATCGGTGAAGCCCGTAAAATGTTTAAATTCTTCAATCATTAACCTCAATCCACAAATTTGTAATCGTAAAATTGCTGTATGCGTTCGTCTTTGTCGGCAAATACCTCATCGAAGGTTCCCACGCGCGCAAATTTGCCATCCAGCAGCATCGCTATTCGGTCGCCGGTAGTTTTAGCGCAGGTCAGATCGTGGGTGATAATGATGGAGGTAGCACCGAGCCGCTCCTGCACGTCGTTGATCAGGTTGTTGATTTCCACGCTGGTGATCGGGTCCAGCCCAGCCGTTGGCTCGTCATACAGCATTACCTCCGGCTTCAGAATCAGTGTGCGGGCAATGCCAATCCGTTTCCGCTGCCCACCTGACAGTTCGGCGGGCATCTGGTCGATGGTTTGTGACAGGCCGACATCGTCCAGCGCTTTTTTGACGGCTTTATCAATTTCTCCACGACTCAGGTTTCGAACGTTTCGTACGAGCGGAAATTCCAGGTTTTCGCGGATGCTCATGCTGTCGTAAAGGGCACTGCTCTGGAACGAAAACCCTACCTTCTGGCGAAACTCATCCAGTTCTTTACCACGTAAGGTTTCCACATCCTCACCCAGAATAATTACTTTCCCGGCATCAGGTTTAAGCAGGCCTACCATAATTTTGATCAGAACCGATTTGCCCGTTCCCGAACGGCCCAGTACCACCACGTTTTCACCTTTATTCACCTCTAAATCAACCCCACGCAGCACGTGCAAACTGCCAAAGGACTTTTTCAATCCTTCGATTACAATAACGGGTTCATTTTTCTTTTCGCTCATAGTTTAATGATTGAATGATTGAATGATAGAATGATTGAATAGCTGTCGCCCATTATTAATTCAATCATTCTATCATTCAATCATTCTAAATTGTTTAACTGCCCCGAATGGCGGATACGATTTGTAGAGAGAGTAATTCTTCAATAAATACCAGGAACATGGCGGTTACTACCGACGAGTTGGCCGCTTTACCGACTCCTTCGGTTCCTTTGGAAGAGTGATACCCTTTATAGCAGCCAACCATGCCGATGGTGAAGCCAAACACAATGGATTTGATGACCGACGAAAAAATGTCGAGGTAGGTTATGGCCCCAAAAACCTCCTGAATGTAGGACGTAAAACTCGTTTGCTCGTTGGCATTTACATTGAGAAAGGCCCCGATCAACGCCACGAAAACGGTATACATCGTGAGCAGCGGAATGGTAAACGAGGTAGCTAACACACGGCTTACGACCAGAAATTTGAATGGATTCGTTCCCGACACTTCCATAGCATCGATTTGTTCGGTAACGTTCATCGAACCGATTTCGGCACCGATGCTTGAACCAACTTTACCGGCGGCAATCAAAGCGGTTACCAGTGGGCCCAGGGCCCGAACAACGGCAATGGCAATGAGCGAGGGGAGCCAGGAGGTAGCGCCAAACTCCGACAGCGATGGTCGCGACTGATTGGTAAATACCATGCCCGTGATGAAACCGGTGGTTGAAATCAGCAGGAGCGATCGATAACCAACTTCGTAGCATTGGCGGATAATCTCCTTAAATTCATAGGGGGGAACAAACACTTCCCTAAAGAAGCGCCCAATGAAAGCGGCCACATCGCCCAGATTCAAAAAAAGCTGGTCTAACTTTCGTGTAGTGACAGGCCGGCCAGTAGCCTTTTGGGATTTATTGGCGTCCGATTGCATTCAACTGGTGGAAAATTAGGTTTATGCCAAAGGTATCTGACTCAAAGGGATCTGATGTTTCTGTTGACGCCTTCAGAATCCAAAGAATCAGGAGAACCCTACCAAATCTGACAACTCAAAGCGGGCTGATCAGAAACTTAGGATTACGTATACCCATATAACTGATTTGTTGAGCCGTGGTTTTATTTTGGCAAAAGTAGTCGAAGCGCAACAACCTGTTGCGCTTCGACTGATCAATTCCAGAAAGTTTATAGAAACGAATTAGGCTGCCTGTTGAAAGCCAATGGGTTGCCAGGCCCGGTAGGCTGTCTGGGGGGCTGGTGACAGAAACGAGGAGTAGTCATTGGGGCGCGACATAACTTCTTTATAAAGCAACACCCGGTAGAGGTAGTACCGGGTTTCGCGAGGCAGGTTCATTCGGTAGTAATCCCGGTGTGCGTACCGTTTGAGCTGATTTTTGATTAGGCCCGGTCCCGCATTATACGCAGCCGCTACCAGCGACCAGGAACCCAATTGGGAATAAAGGGCTCGTAAGTACCGACAGGCAGCATCGGTTGCTTTCTGGACATTGAATCGTTCATCGACCCGTTTGCCTACTTTCAGACCCAGGTCACGGGCTGTGCCCGGCATGAGTTGCCAGTAACCAGCCGCACCAACCCGCGAAACCGCCCTGGGTCGGAGTGCACTTTCGGCCAGGGGAATGTAGCGGAAATCGTCAGGAATGTCATACTTCGCCAGAATTGGGTCGATGATTGGGAAAAACGAGTCGGCACGTTGTTGTAAGTTACCCAGGTCGCTGGCATGGGAACGGAACAACGTAAAGACGTGCTTCCACCGATCCACCACATCCGACTGATCGAGTGGTAAGCATTCTCCGCAAAAATTTACATCAAGTAAGGGCAGGTCAGGGGCGTTAGCCAGTGCCGGGTTTAAGAACGTTTCTGCTGTCGGTCGAAAATGACGCGATGCCGTAGCATCGGATTTGGCCACAACAGTAGCTTTGGACAGGAGCGAAACGGGGTTCGCATTCATAGGAATAAATTTCGCGGCAATCGCAACAGCCGGGCGAAACGCGGCCATTAAAACTGAAAATCCAAGACGCTTTAACAAGACTAAATTCAGGATGGTAATGAGTGATAACGATTGTGGGTTTGATTTAGTGCCTTGATAATCAATCATATATAGGAAACGACGTATTGGTAAAATAGGATTTTTCAAGGTGTTGCCGACGAAAGCTACTGGCAGTCAGTGGCTTCCCAATAAAATCGTACTGACGTATAAAGTTGAACCGTTTGGCAGAAAAAAGGGTGATGGCCCTGTTAAAAATTCCTAACTTTCGGCTGCCTTACCCGTTGCTCGATGAATGAGGAGGTAGGTAGCGACTTATGATTGAAATCGGACGAATAAATACGTTGACGGCGCTTCGGCAAACCAGTGTCGGGTTTTTTCTTGGGGACCTGTCGGATCGGAAAACGCAGGATTTTAACAATGATATTCTCCTGCCTAACAAATACGTGCCTGAAACACTGGAAATTGACGATAATATCGATGTATTTGTGTACACCGACTCCGAAGATCGTCCCATAGCTACAACCTTAACTCCCGCCATCCAGCGTAATGAGTTTGCCACATTGCAGGTGGTTTCGATAACCAGTGCCGGGGCCTTTCTGGACTGGGGGCTGGAAAAAGACCTGCTCGTGCCCCATCGCGAACAGGCCCGACCCATGCAGATTGGGGAGTGGTATGTGGTGTTCATGTACCTGGACCGGCGTACCAACCGATTGGTGGCATCGAGCAAGGTAAGCCGGTTTCTGGACCCGGATGTCAGTGAATTACAGGAGGGCGACGAAGTGCAGTTACTGGCCTACGAAACCACAGATCTGGGTGTAAACGTTATCATTAACAACCGCTACAAGGGGCTGATTTACGCCAATGAAATTTTCCGAACCGTACAACCGGGAGATCCGCTTATTGGCTACATCAAAAACATTCGCGACGATGGCCTGGTCGATGTAAGCTTACAAAAGGCTGGTTTTGAGAACGTAGAGCCCAATGCCCAGCGCATCCTGACGCTCCTGAAAGTCGAGAACGGGTTTCTGCCGCTGACCGATAATAGCCCACCCGAGGAGATTTATAAAGCGCTTGAAATGAGCAAAAAAACCTTCAAAAAAGCCATCGGAACCCTTTATCGCGAACGAAAAATCGTGCTCGAAGAGAAAGGAATACGGCTGGTTTAGTATGCTTTTCTGAAGGTTTTTTTGCTGGTTGGAAGTCATCATCGTTTGCGTAACTACTCGTTGATCAGGCGGTTGTCTATTTTTTATTTAGAAGCTCATTAAGGACCTGTTTAAGTCGATTGTTATCAGCATTCAAACGCAGCGACTTTTGATACATAAGAATAGCTTCTGCTCTCTTGCCACTTTGTTGTAAAATTTCGGCGTAACTGTTATAGGGTTGCCATGCCTGAGGTTCGGTGAATGTTAGAAGTTTAAGCGTCTCCAAAGCCTGATTCGTATCACCATGTAGCAGAAATTGACGACCGGCATAATCCAGCTCTGCCGGTGAAAACGAATACTGAGTTGTATCTGCTTTGGCTATGAGAAAGCGTGCCGCTCCATAGTCGGGGCCTCCTTCCCAACGCTCGCCCGGTTCGAATTGAAGTTTGCCAAATCGCTTAAGAGCGGGTATAACATCCGCGTTCGTCAGGATTCGCTTTGGATTTTCAAGAAAATAGGGTTCAAAAATTTGCAGGTCGGCTAACCCGAATGTGTGGGAGAGTAGTTGCCGAATGGTAATTGTGGTGAATGGAAAATCAGGAAGATAGTTGATCAGCGGGTCATCAAGCTTGATCTTGCCTTGCTCGTAGAGTTGTAAAATAGCAACGGCTGTAAACGTTTTTCCAATAGACGCCAGTTGAAAACGGGTTTCATTTCGATTGAGTAATTTATCGTTCACGCGGGCAAACCCAAACGATTTCTGGTAAACAATTTTGCCTTGTTCAGCAAGCAAGACATTGCCATTCAGGCGCTGTTCGTTCTGTAAGCCGGTAAAGAGGCTATCCAAACGCTGAGTCGTCGGTTGAGCCACCGTAGGCAATTGATAGATGAACAGTAAACTGATTAGAAGTGTAAAACAAGCAATCCCGAACCCGTTTTGTAAAGTAAACAACCAGTAACTTGATTGTAATTGATGAGGTTGCATAAGTTCAATAATGGTAAATTATTAATTCAACTTTTGTAGAAAAAATGACTTGCCAATAGCCTGTTTTTATTGCTATGTGCTTGATTTTCAGTGTTTTGATTTTATTTGAATTTTAGTTGTACTGCCCAGAATTGGACAGCATTCGTTCATTTGCGGATATCTCTAGCTAATTCCTGGCCTAATTTTAACGATCAGTAAGTGCCATTTTTAACCAAACATTAACCTTCACTTTAAGCCTGCTTCAGGCTGCCTGACGTTTTTTGTATGGTCGGCAAGAGGTCCCATTGACGGCTGAATTCCAACTGGATTTTCGCCGGAATTGGGCTCAACTACCGACCGTGAATACAACAAATTGTATTTGAAACAGAAGACAGTTAATGCCTTCATTAGCAGTCATGAAAGCGTTCATTCAACTCCCCGCCAAAGCGTTGTTGCTTGCCATTGGATTAGCCGGGGCTGGTTTACACCCCTCCTTTGCGCAAGTAACCGAACCTGAACAGCAATCGGCTCCTGTAACCGACCAAACGATTATCTCTGCCATTGCCCCGTACCGCGACGATGTTCGTCGATCTATTCTACTGGTCAGTCAGCAACCTCAGGTACTGACAGCGCTGGCTCAGCAACGGGCCAACAGTGAACAGACCTTTGTGAATCGGATTCAGACCTATGGACAGAAGAAACAGGCCTGGTTTTACGACATCGCCCGGTTTCCGGATGTGATGCACGCGCTGGCAACCCTGCCTGCCGGAACCAGCGAATCGTCGGTGAAAGACCTGACGAAAAACTTACCCGCTGATTTGCAGGAAACCGCCTGGAAACTGTATCGCCATCATCACGATGATCTGGTGCAGGTTGATAATCTGAATCAACAGGCCGACCTGGCATTCGATAACCTGATCAACCCACTGGATATTCCAACGCAGAATGCCTTCCGGCAATTGATCAACATGCCGGACGTGCTGACTCAACTGACTGACCAGATCGATAAAACGACCCTTCTGGGCGAAGCGTATCGCGCTAATCCTGATCAGGTTACCAGAGATTTGACGGCTTTGCACGATAGTTTATCCGTACAGAACCAGCAGGAACTGGCTGCCTATCAGAATGAGCTGAATAACGACCCGCAGGCTAAACAGGAATTGCAACAGGCTGGACAGGCCTATGCACAGGCCAATGGGTACAATACGGGTATCAATCCTAACCCTGCCTGGGTGAATAGCTCGTATTATTATCAGAACCCCTATCCATTCTGGTTTGGGTATCCTTACTGGTACGCATCGCCACTCTGGTATCCATCGGCCTGGTGGTATGGAACAGGCTTCTATTTTGGACTTGGTGGCAACATGGTCATGTTCGGTTTACCGTCGCTGGGCTTCTCAAACTGGTTCTTTACCACAGGCCGATACGCCTACCCGCATTTGTATAACCGTTTCAATAATTACTATGTCCGTACCATTGGCGAACGACATGTCTGGGCACCGGCCAATGCCGGGTTTATGTCGGCTGCCCATCGTGCCTTTGGGTCTGGCATACCCAACGCCCGTGCCAATTGGCTGACCAATCCTGGCCAGTACAGCCGGTCGGTTAATGGGAACAATGCAGGTTCAGCGCGGGTAGCATCGCCTGGCCGTTATCAGGGCGCTAACGCCAATACATACCACTCGCAGGCTTGGGGTGGTGCATCCCGGTCGTTTGGAGGTGGTGGATTTAGTGGTGGAGGCTTCCATGGTGGCTTTGGCGGTTTCCACGGTGGCCGTCGTTAGCAAAGCGGTATTCAATTACAGAAAGCTGTGGATTGATGTGAACATATTGGTTGCATCAATCCACAGCTTTCTGTAATTGAATACCATCCTTTCTGGCAAGTTGGTAGAGAAGTTTTTCTAATTTCGCGCCAACTATTACCACTATGCATATACTCATCGTTGAAGATGAAGCATCGATAGCCGGTTTTCTTCGGAAGGGACTCGAAGCAAATGGCTTTCATGTTCAGATTGCCTCCGACGGGCTTATGGGGCAAAAAATGGCCCTTGATTACCCCTATGATCTGATTATTGCTGATGTCAATCTACCCCGGCAAAATGGACGGGATATGGTAGAAATTCTCCGTAGACAGCAGGTCGATACCCCGATTCTGATGCTCAGTGCACTGGGGACCTCCAACGATATTATTACCGGACTGGATGTAGGGGCCGACGATTATCTGGTCAAGCCCGTTCAGTTTGATATTCTGATGGCTCGCGTACGGGCGTTGACCCGGCGTCATACCGGACGGTTAAATTCAGAACCAACGCTGGTGGTTGGGGATCTGGTGCTCAATCAGGACGAGCGGACTGCCAAACGCGGTAATCGGCCCATTAATCTGACCGCCAAGGAGTTTCAGTTGCTGGAATACCTAATGCAGAATCAGGGTCGGGTCGTGTCCCGTGCTTCGATTGCCGAACAGGTCTGGGATATGCAATACACTATGAGTAGCAATTCGATCGAAGTGTATGTGGGTATTCTGCGCAAAAAAATCGACCAGCCCGGCTCCCCCCAACTGATTCATACTGTCATTGGCGAAGGCTATGTGCTGCGGGCACCGTAAACATTGTCTTTAATGGTCATTAAGTGGTCATTTATTGTTATTCGTCGTACGGCAAATTATTCATTTACAATAGACGTTAATCAATGACTACCCAATGACCACTTAATCACTATTAACTTATCGTTCCAGTTTAAAGCCCTTATCCCGCCTTACGCGTTGCGGTCGGTTGGCCACATCCCAGCCCGTCAGGTAAATCCAGCGGGCAATACGCGTCACTTTTGCGGTATTGATGCGGTCGGGTTCGTCTTTGGGGGTATGATAGTCGGTATGAAGAAGCGTGGTGAAGGCAATGGCAGGCACATTGGCACGGGCGTAGGGGAGGTGGTCGGAACGGAAATACCAGCCTTCAGGATGATCAGGTTTATCCCATAGCGTGTCGAGTTTAAAATGCGCTTCCGACTGATTGACCGCCAGAGCCGCATTAACCAGATCGGTCGAGTTGCGATGCGGAGGCTGTTGCCCCAGAATACAGGCACTGTCGGGGGCGTTTCGGCCAATCATTTCCGCATTCAGGACCGCAACGATGGATTCTTTGGGTATGGTTGGTTTGTCGACAAAATACCGGGAACCCAGTAACCCCCGCTCTTCGGCACCGTGAAAAACAAATAACGCCGACCGCTTGCCGGGTTTCTGCGCAAATGCCCGTCCAATAGCCATCGTTGCTACACAACCACTGGCATTATCATCGGCCCCGTTCCAGATCGAATCCCCGGCAACTGCCCGCCGAACGCCATCATGATCCTGATGTGTACTGAACAACACGTACTCATTCTTAAGCGTAGGGTCAGTGCCTGGAACTTTGGCAACAATGTTCACCGATGGATAGCTGAAACTTTCTACATTAACCACGTTGGTAAATTGCTGGCCCGGCTGTTTGATCCAGGAAAGC
This window of the Spirosoma aerolatum genome carries:
- a CDS encoding lytic transglycosylase domain-containing protein, which translates into the protein MAAFRPAVAIAAKFIPMNANPVSLLSKATVVAKSDATASRHFRPTAETFLNPALANAPDLPLLDVNFCGECLPLDQSDVVDRWKHVFTLFRSHASDLGNLQQRADSFFPIIDPILAKYDIPDDFRYIPLAESALRPRAVSRVGAAGYWQLMPGTARDLGLKVGKRVDERFNVQKATDAACRYLRALYSQLGSWSLVAAAYNAGPGLIKNQLKRYAHRDYYRMNLPRETRYYLYRVLLYKEVMSRPNDYSSFLSPAPQTAYRAWQPIGFQQAA
- a CDS encoding MlaE family ABC transporter permease; translated protein: MQSDANKSQKATGRPVTTRKLDQLFLNLGDVAAFIGRFFREVFVPPYEFKEIIRQCYEVGYRSLLLISTTGFITGMVFTNQSRPSLSEFGATSWLPSLIAIAVVRALGPLVTALIAAGKVGSSIGAEIGSMNVTEQIDAMEVSGTNPFKFLVVSRVLATSFTIPLLTMYTVFVALIGAFLNVNANEQTSFTSYIQEVFGAITYLDIFSSVIKSIVFGFTIGMVGCYKGYHSSKGTEGVGKAANSSVVTAMFLVFIEELLSLQIVSAIRGS
- a CDS encoding DUF3300 domain-containing protein, with protein sequence MKAFIQLPAKALLLAIGLAGAGLHPSFAQVTEPEQQSAPVTDQTIISAIAPYRDDVRRSILLVSQQPQVLTALAQQRANSEQTFVNRIQTYGQKKQAWFYDIARFPDVMHALATLPAGTSESSVKDLTKNLPADLQETAWKLYRHHHDDLVQVDNLNQQADLAFDNLINPLDIPTQNAFRQLINMPDVLTQLTDQIDKTTLLGEAYRANPDQVTRDLTALHDSLSVQNQQELAAYQNELNNDPQAKQELQQAGQAYAQANGYNTGINPNPAWVNSSYYYQNPYPFWFGYPYWYASPLWYPSAWWYGTGFYFGLGGNMVMFGLPSLGFSNWFFTTGRYAYPHLYNRFNNYYVRTIGERHVWAPANAGFMSAAHRAFGSGIPNARANWLTNPGQYSRSVNGNNAGSARVASPGRYQGANANTYHSQAWGGASRSFGGGGFSGGGFHGGFGGFHGGRR
- a CDS encoding STN and carboxypeptidase regulatory-like domain-containing protein, producing MRYFLLCFVISLRLSAQSIPPLDRVISVDIRNATLDNALRQISRAGRFEFSYDPTRIDGTTTVTLRLTNTPVREVLSRVFMNRVSFKSRGNHVILARADPSESTPKSFLLDGYILDEQTGERIAKASIFEKTTLASTVSNPFGYYKLQLPTKLANARLDVRKQDYLGETVLIRSRTSHAVNIRMTPLPPTASSSIQTLPIRVSEDTVRSVEPPLASVAVEAPAPMVDSTARQPQSVIDKGWSGISKLFVSAQQAIHDINLSRDTLYRDWQVSFVPFFGTNGRLSGRISNRFSVNVLMGYSFGVRAFEVGGLMNLVRTDVDGFQAAGLANIVGGHIDGVQAGGLINYSNHYVKGAQLGGLVNTAGRSVMGAQVAGLINYANQEVQGAQIAGLINVAGRSVNGLQLAGLINVARGDVRGSQISGILNVAHRVTKGPQIGLINLADTAGSVPVGLLSFVRKGGYKRIELAANEVNLLNVTLRTGVQRLYNILTAGHSFDRVGSPRLSAGYGLGTAFRLSRATLFNLELIDQHLFYFDGTYPRGWNNHIRLNTLIETRLSNHIALAFGPSANWYFSTDDRPIPLLQPEILLVSDRADAYSNARHWGWLGLQVGLRFF
- a CDS encoding serine hydrolase domain-containing protein, encoding MQPHQLQSSYWLFTLQNGFGIACFTLLISLLFIYQLPTVAQPTTQRLDSLFTGLQNEQRLNGNVLLAEQGKIVYQKSFGFARVNDKLLNRNETRFQLASIGKTFTAVAILQLYEQGKIKLDDPLINYLPDFPFTTITIRQLLSHTFGLADLQIFEPYFLENPKRILTNADVIPALKRFGKLQFEPGERWEGGPDYGAARFLIAKADTTQYSFSPAELDYAGRQFLLHGDTNQALETLKLLTFTEPQAWQPYNSYAEILQQSGKRAEAILMYQKSLRLNADNNRLKQVLNELLNKK
- a CDS encoding ABC transporter ATP-binding protein, which gives rise to MSEKKNEPVIVIEGLKKSFGSLHVLRGVDLEVNKGENVVVLGRSGTGKSVLIKIMVGLLKPDAGKVIILGEDVETLRGKELDEFRQKVGFSFQSSALYDSMSIRENLEFPLVRNVRNLSRGEIDKAVKKALDDVGLSQTIDQMPAELSGGQRKRIGIARTLILKPEVMLYDEPTAGLDPITSVEINNLINDVQERLGATSIIITHDLTCAKTTGDRIAMLLDGKFARVGTFDEVFADKDERIQQFYDYKFVD
- a CDS encoding GIN domain-containing protein; protein product: MTRTKFLGISLVTIALSLSGCSLIREDVGSYQMAQQSYALTNFDRLDMGSAFVIMVQQGTDYSISVEGDRRNLDDLEVYTRNGILKAQYRVARNRQYATTFRITMPSLRGVDFSGAVRSTVTGFTNLDGFDVTLSGASEGQFNIQASRPTINLSGASVLRMTGKGTFLTADLSGASSLQAFDYPVDNAGLELSGASKANVSVNSSLVVEVSGASAVRYRGKPAVAQRVSGASTVQNEL
- a CDS encoding MlaD family protein, translated to MSTESTKRSVVVGIFVLLGIIILIAGIFVLGGQQKRFTSTIRLIALFKDVGGLKNGNNVWFSGVKIGTVKRISFVSNSQVEVDMNIEESSKQFIRKDASASISSDGLIGNKIVVIAGGTTRQPEVEDGDRLKTTEALSSDQIMATLQENNNNLLKVTNDFKELVGNLRRGKGTVGAVLTDSIVADNFKRAMVNLEKASDNTVRVTGSVAQFAAKLNTKGTLANELVTDTTVFRRLSRAATRFESTVTAADQSVATLRQTSINLNRASDKLNNTNSPLGILLTDKETATNLQVTLRNLSKGTELLNEDLKAAQSNFLLRGFFKKKAKAEAKQKADSTAAASPKP
- a CDS encoding response regulator transcription factor translates to MHILIVEDEASIAGFLRKGLEANGFHVQIASDGLMGQKMALDYPYDLIIADVNLPRQNGRDMVEILRRQQVDTPILMLSALGTSNDIITGLDVGADDYLVKPVQFDILMARVRALTRRHTGRLNSEPTLVVGDLVLNQDERTAKRGNRPINLTAKEFQLLEYLMQNQGRVVSRASIAEQVWDMQYTMSSNSIEVYVGILRKKIDQPGSPQLIHTVIGEGYVLRAP
- a CDS encoding CvfB family protein — encoded protein: MIEIGRINTLTALRQTSVGFFLGDLSDRKTQDFNNDILLPNKYVPETLEIDDNIDVFVYTDSEDRPIATTLTPAIQRNEFATLQVVSITSAGAFLDWGLEKDLLVPHREQARPMQIGEWYVVFMYLDRRTNRLVASSKVSRFLDPDVSELQEGDEVQLLAYETTDLGVNVIINNRYKGLIYANEIFRTVQPGDPLIGYIKNIRDDGLVDVSLQKAGFENVEPNAQRILTLLKVENGFLPLTDNSPPEEIYKALEMSKKTFKKAIGTLYRERKIVLEEKGIRLV